Below is a window of Agathobacter rectalis ATCC 33656 DNA.
GAAAAGACCACAAAAATTGTGGCCTATGCTGATAATTTTTTTCTTCCTTTTAATCTTCTGGCTGCGATTACTTTTCTTCCGCCAGCAGTTTTCATTCTCTGTCTGAATCCATGAACTTTTGCTCTCTGTCTCTTCTTAGGTTGGAATGTCATCTTCATATATATCCACCTCCTTTACGTTAAAAAACATCGGTATAATTATAACAAAAATTCCTGTTGTGTCAAGGATTTTCTCAATTTTCTTTAAATTTCTACATATGTTTTTTTATCGGTTTATATTCCACAATAAAAATGTGGAAAACGAGTTTCTTCTATATATATAATAATTCTTGATAACCGTCTATAATTTGATATAAACCACCTATTGTAACCAACATATTGTGGAAAGTTATCAAGATATCAAAAAGTTATCCACAATATGTGAATAACATGTTGGTAACTTTGTATAATTGTGGTTGAAAAATGTTAATAAAGCATTTTTGTAAATCTTTTTACATTGCCTAAATGCCAAAAATAGTGTACTATATAGTATGTATGGGATTGTGGAGAACATTCCCCTAATATACTCTTTATATGTTAAATAATGGAGAACTTTG
It encodes the following:
- the rpmH gene encoding 50S ribosomal protein L34, which encodes MKMTFQPKKRQRAKVHGFRQRMKTAGGRKVIAARRLKGRKKLSA